Proteins encoded together in one Triticum dicoccoides isolate Atlit2015 ecotype Zavitan chromosome 7B, WEW_v2.0, whole genome shotgun sequence window:
- the LOC119336866 gene encoding DIMBOA UDP-glucosyltransferase BX8-like — translation MAGAGRRRVVFFPFPFLGHFNPVLRLAGALHARGLAVTVFHTEQRVPDPADYPADYRFVSLPVEVPPELVASEDIARMGMAMNDASEAPFRDRLAALLAEEAAEDGGVLCVITDVVWYSAQAVARELGVPALGIMTASAAIFRVYMAYQTLIDKAYLPVQDARKDDPVEELPPYLVKDLLRHDTSRLEDFAELLRHTVAGARQSSGLIINTLGAIEAANLEQIREDLSVPVFAVAPLHKLAPSAKSTSLGETQADRGCLGWLDTQEPGSVLYVSFGSLAAMDPHEFVELAWGLALSKRPFVWVVRPKLIRGFESGELPDGLGEELRGRGMIVSWAPQEEVLAHPAVGAFFTHSGWNSTVEAIAEGVPMICHPLHGDQYGNARYVADVWKVGVEVDGTHRLERASIKAAIERMMDSGEGREIGERMKGLKMAAEDGINERGSSHTHLSDLVALIKSF, via the exons ATGGCCGGAGCCGGCCGCCGCCGCGTGGTGTTCTTCCCGTTCCCGTTCCTCGGCCACTTCAACCCGGTGCTCCGCCTCGCGGGCGCGCTGCACGCCCGCGGCCTCGCGGTCACCGTGTTCCACACCGAGCAGCGGGTGCCGGACCCGGCCGACTACCCCGCGGACTACCGCTTCGTGTCCCTGCCCGTGGAGGTGCCCCCGGAGCTGGTGGCGTCCGAGGACATCGCCAGGATGGGCATGGCCATGAACGACGCCTCCGAGGCCCCGTTCAGGGACCGGCTGGCCGCGCTGCTCgccgaggaggcggcggaggacggcggcgTCCTCTGCGTCATCACCGACGTCGTGTGGTACTCGGCGCAGGCCGTGGCCAGGGAGCTCGGCGTGCCGGCGCTCGGCATCATGACCGCCAGCGCCGCCATCTTCCGGGTCTACATGGCGTACCAGACCTTGATTGACAAGGCCTATTTGCCCGTGCAAG ACGCGCGCAAGGACGACCCAGTGGAGGAGCTGCCGCCGTACCTTGTGAAGGATCTGCTGCGGCACGACACGAGCCGCCTCGAGGACTTCGCCGAGCTGCTCCGGCACACCGTCGCCGGGGCGCGGCAGTCCTCGGGCCTCATAATCAACACCCTGGGCGCCATCGAGGCCGCCAACCTGGAGCAGATCCGCGAGGACCTGTCGGTCCCGGTGTTCGCCGTCGCCCCTCTCCACAAACTGGCGCCGTCGGCCAAGTCCACCAGCCTGGGCGAGACGCAGGCAGACCGCGGATGCCTCGGCTGGCTCGACACGCAGGAGCCCGGCAGCGTGCTCTACGTGAGCTTCGGGAGCCTGGCCGCCATGGACCCGCACGAGTTCGTGGAGCTGGCGTGGGGGCTGGCCCTGAGCAAGCGGCCGTTCGTGTGGGTCGTCCGGCCCAAGCTCATCCGCGGGTTCGAGTCCGGCGAGCTGCCCGACGGGCTCGGGGAGGAGCTGCGCGGGCGCGGCATGATCGTGAGCTGGGCGCCGCAGGAGGAGGTGCTGGCGCACCCGGCGGTGGGCGCCTTCTTCACGCACAGCGGCTGGAACTCCACGGTGGAGGCGATCGCGGAGGGCGTGCCGATGATCTGCCACCCGCTGCACGGCGACCAGTACGGCAACGCCAGGTACGTGGCCGACGTGTGGAAGGTGGGCGTGGAGGTCGACGGCACGCATCGGCTGGAGAGAGCGAGTATCAAGGCCGCCATTGAGAGGATGATGGACagcggggaggggcgggagatcggGGAGAGGATGAAGGGGCTGAAGATGGCCGCGGAGGATGGCATCAACGAGCGCGGGTCGTCCCACACGCACCTCAGTGATTTGGTCGCTCTCATAAAATCGTTCTGA